A region from the Desulfitobacterium dehalogenans ATCC 51507 genome encodes:
- a CDS encoding MutS family DNA mismatch repair protein: MKDPQSIYEKRKQTYEDLSKKQKQTANQLSNYRLFSFLLGFTVAVFLYLKVSGVSGIVTGILTLGVFLYLASRHRHVRTQLRYSEILTGLNQKGIQRLQGEWVKFKEQGVEFSEEKHPYAIDLDLFGQASIFQWINSAQTPLGRVTLSQVLKTPFKNHEELLKRQEAIAELARNLGWRQRFETEGVVASQQFQAVEPFILWAKEREEAYLKPVLKLAVTVLPAITCIMGALYVFWGAVPWQVPGLLVAVQIVLLQLYNKGRSKVLSMVYKHEASLKTYADMLKQLEKKKFRSAELQRLQHILRDQKGQSAYEQIQKLSKIVERISNRENAMFIFINILLLWDYHCMIALEEWKSKSGGLLKSWLEVIARFEELSSLATIPFENPDWVFPVIVEKSAEQRGLTARQMGHPLLTRKRVTNDFTLKEPSGIALITGSNMSGKSTFLRTVGTNLLIAYTGAPVCAQEFRCSIVEIWTCMRVSDNLEQSISSFYAEILRIKQIVEAAKGNEPVFFLLDEIFKGTNSHDRHQGAIALIQQLQKEGALGLVSTHDLELGELERESKGRIKNYHFREYYQNKEIYFDYKLRGGISTTRNALYLIGLAGIEIENNK, translated from the coding sequence GTGAAGGATCCGCAAAGCATTTACGAAAAAAGAAAACAAACCTATGAAGACTTAAGTAAGAAACAGAAGCAAACAGCGAATCAGTTAAGCAATTATCGGCTGTTTTCCTTTTTATTGGGCTTCACTGTCGCTGTTTTTCTATACCTAAAAGTCAGCGGTGTTTCAGGAATAGTGACAGGGATCCTCACTCTGGGGGTTTTCCTTTACCTTGCTTCACGCCATCGCCATGTCCGTACACAATTGCGATATTCAGAGATTCTCACCGGCCTTAATCAAAAGGGAATCCAGCGTTTACAAGGGGAATGGGTGAAGTTTAAGGAGCAGGGAGTAGAATTCAGTGAAGAAAAACACCCCTATGCCATCGACTTGGATCTTTTCGGTCAGGCGTCCATCTTTCAATGGATTAATTCTGCGCAAACTCCCTTGGGAAGAGTGACCTTAAGCCAAGTTCTCAAAACTCCCTTTAAAAATCATGAAGAACTATTAAAGAGGCAGGAAGCTATCGCAGAATTAGCCCGAAATTTAGGATGGCGTCAGCGTTTTGAGACGGAAGGAGTCGTTGCATCCCAGCAGTTTCAAGCAGTGGAGCCCTTTATCCTTTGGGCTAAGGAAAGAGAAGAGGCTTATTTAAAGCCTGTTCTCAAGCTGGCCGTAACGGTTCTTCCGGCTATAACTTGCATCATGGGAGCCCTCTATGTGTTTTGGGGTGCAGTGCCCTGGCAGGTTCCCGGACTATTGGTTGCTGTCCAAATCGTTCTGCTCCAGTTGTATAATAAAGGGCGTTCCAAAGTTCTATCCATGGTCTATAAGCATGAAGCCAGTCTGAAGACCTATGCCGATATGCTAAAGCAGCTTGAGAAGAAGAAATTCCGCTCAGCAGAGCTCCAGAGACTTCAGCATATTCTGCGTGATCAGAAAGGGCAATCTGCCTATGAACAGATTCAGAAGCTCTCAAAGATTGTGGAGAGGATCTCCAATCGTGAAAATGCCATGTTCATCTTTATCAATATTCTTTTACTTTGGGACTATCATTGCATGATTGCCCTTGAAGAATGGAAGAGCAAATCCGGCGGTCTCCTGAAAAGCTGGCTGGAGGTTATCGCGAGATTCGAGGAATTATCCAGCCTGGCCACCATTCCATTTGAGAATCCGGATTGGGTATTCCCGGTGATAGTAGAAAAAAGCGCTGAACAACGAGGGCTGACGGCCCGTCAAATGGGTCATCCCCTCCTTACCCGTAAACGCGTGACCAATGATTTCACTCTAAAGGAACCCTCGGGGATCGCCCTCATCACCGGGTCCAATATGTCGGGAAAGAGTACTTTTTTACGCACTGTGGGGACGAATCTTCTTATTGCCTATACGGGTGCGCCGGTGTGCGCTCAGGAATTCCGCTGCTCCATTGTGGAAATATGGACCTGTATGCGTGTTAGTGATAATCTTGAGCAAAGCATTTCCTCCTTTTATGCGGAAATATTGCGGATCAAGCAGATTGTGGAAGCGGCCAAAGGGAATGAGCCGGTCTTCTTTTTACTGGATGAGATTTTTAAGGGAACCAATTCCCATGACCGCCACCAGGGAGCCATCGCATTAATTCAGCAATTGCAGAAAGAAGGAGCATTAGGGCTGGTATCAACCCATGATCTGGAACTCGGTGAGCTGGAGAGAGAAAGCAAGGGAAGGATCAAAAATTACCACTTTCGTGAATACTATCAGAACAAGGAAATATATTTTGATTATAAACTCAGGGGAGGAATATCCACCACACGCAATGCCTTATATCTGATAGGGCTGGCTGGGATTGAAATTGAAAATAATAAGTAA